Proteins from a genomic interval of Marmoricola sp. OAE513:
- a CDS encoding cellulose synthase catalytic subunit, with the protein MTALQRSTEIDVLDPLPQVPSLHTAPARSSVDRYLSSGGRWVQVASLVGYLPAVVCIGIFSLRSPWLWPFLVVVVMNLTGLLLTAFTALRRGTITAETHELQWSEWLDDRYVDGAFPSVDVFLPCCGEPLEVLRNTYRHVSRLQWGPGLRVWVLDDSGSSRVAEAAASFGFEYLSRPNRGEMKKAGNLKYAFEHSDADLVAIFDADFCPREDYLLQLVPYFDDAEVGIVQSPQYFATTATMGWLERGAGSTQEMFYRWIQTSRDALGAAICVGTCAIYRRTALEAAGGFVQIEHSEDVHTGVAVVDAGSRLQYVPAVLSQGLCPDDLASFVNQQYRWCTGSLSLLAKGLKRHYDVPYRQRLCFWSGFMYYLSTAVNAVVLPIPGLVMLAFYAEDIQPKHLLPFLPALFVQMVVMPRLMTTRWRPDVVRVQLAYSFAHLVALIHAVRRRSAAWVPTGAGSAVGPIATQVGRLAVVAISTSVIASWTAFALDVHRYGFERYSVLVVFMALYSYYAIPLVVGFVRMLTGSGPGKRSRGRDLDRVEESVAASRLPWSDVAARTVLLVSLGLYAAGAIDLDAFLLR; encoded by the coding sequence ATGACGGCGCTGCAACGTAGCACCGAAATCGACGTCCTCGACCCGCTTCCGCAGGTCCCGTCGCTCCACACGGCTCCTGCTCGCAGCTCCGTCGACCGCTACCTGAGCTCCGGCGGCCGCTGGGTCCAGGTCGCGAGCCTGGTCGGCTACCTGCCCGCCGTGGTGTGCATCGGCATCTTCTCGTTGCGGTCCCCGTGGCTGTGGCCGTTCCTCGTGGTCGTGGTGATGAACCTGACCGGCCTCCTCCTCACCGCCTTCACCGCGCTGCGCCGCGGAACGATCACGGCTGAGACCCACGAGCTGCAGTGGAGCGAGTGGCTCGACGACCGCTACGTCGACGGGGCGTTCCCGAGCGTCGACGTCTTCCTCCCCTGCTGCGGCGAGCCGTTGGAGGTCCTGCGCAACACCTACCGCCACGTCAGCCGGCTGCAGTGGGGTCCCGGCCTGCGCGTCTGGGTGCTCGACGACAGCGGGTCGAGCAGGGTCGCCGAGGCGGCCGCCTCGTTCGGCTTCGAGTACCTGTCCCGCCCGAACCGGGGCGAGATGAAGAAGGCCGGCAACCTCAAGTACGCCTTCGAGCACAGCGACGCCGACCTGGTCGCGATCTTCGACGCCGACTTCTGTCCGCGCGAGGACTACCTGCTGCAGCTGGTGCCGTACTTCGACGACGCCGAGGTCGGCATCGTCCAGAGCCCGCAGTACTTCGCCACCACGGCGACGATGGGCTGGCTCGAGCGCGGGGCAGGATCGACCCAGGAGATGTTCTACCGCTGGATCCAGACGTCCCGGGACGCGCTCGGAGCTGCCATCTGCGTCGGCACCTGTGCGATCTACCGGCGTACGGCGCTGGAGGCGGCTGGTGGTTTCGTGCAGATCGAGCACAGCGAGGACGTGCACACCGGTGTCGCCGTGGTCGATGCCGGAAGTCGGCTGCAGTACGTGCCGGCGGTGCTCTCCCAGGGACTGTGCCCCGACGACCTGGCCTCGTTCGTCAACCAGCAGTACCGCTGGTGCACCGGCTCGCTGTCGCTGCTGGCCAAGGGCTTGAAGCGGCACTACGACGTCCCGTACCGCCAGCGGCTCTGCTTCTGGTCGGGGTTCATGTACTACCTCTCGACCGCGGTCAACGCCGTGGTGCTCCCGATCCCGGGTCTGGTGATGCTGGCGTTCTACGCCGAGGACATCCAGCCGAAGCACCTGCTCCCTTTCCTGCCCGCGCTCTTCGTCCAGATGGTCGTGATGCCGCGCCTGATGACGACGCGCTGGCGCCCGGACGTCGTCCGAGTGCAGCTGGCGTACAGCTTCGCGCACCTGGTCGCACTGATCCACGCCGTACGACGTCGATCCGCAGCCTGGGTGCCGACCGGGGCCGGGTCAGCCGTCGGCCCTATCGCGACCCAGGTCGGCCGTCTCGCCGTCGTGGCCATCAGTACGTCGGTGATCGCGTCGTGGACCGCGTTCGCCCTCGACGTGCACCGCTACGGGTTCGAGCGGTACAGCGTCCTGGTCGTGTTCATGGCGCTCTACTCCTACTACGCGATCCCGCTGGTGGTCGGCTTCGTGCGCATGCTGACCGGCAGCGGACCGGGCAAGCGGAGCCGCGGCCGCGACCTCGACCGCGTCGAGGAGTCGGTGGCGGCCAGCAGGTTGCCGTGGTCGGACGTCGCCGCGCGCACGGTGCTGCTGGTCTCCCTGGGCCTGTACGCCGCCGGCGCCATCGACCTGGACGCGTTCCTGCTGCGCTAG
- a CDS encoding TetR/AcrR family transcriptional regulator: MAADERGDEVLESLIDLYLAEGFLAFGMGELAARLRCSRSTLYLVASSKEQIIRTAVRRYFRRAAERIEARVQAEPDTGQRLQVYLAGVSDELAPASERFHADLAAYPPARELYEDNTRRAAQRVQDIVAAGVADGRLRPVNARFVGAAVAEVMTAIQAGRIEAAAGIDDAAAYRSLAELVQRAVESD, from the coding sequence ATGGCAGCCGATGAGCGTGGCGACGAGGTCCTCGAGTCGCTGATCGACCTCTACCTGGCCGAGGGCTTCCTCGCCTTCGGCATGGGCGAGCTCGCCGCCCGGCTGCGGTGCTCGCGCTCGACGCTCTACCTGGTCGCCTCCAGCAAGGAGCAGATCATCCGCACCGCCGTACGCCGGTACTTCCGACGCGCGGCCGAGCGGATCGAGGCGCGGGTGCAGGCCGAGCCCGACACGGGCCAGCGGCTCCAGGTCTACCTGGCCGGGGTCTCCGACGAGCTCGCGCCCGCCTCCGAGCGGTTCCACGCCGACCTCGCCGCGTACCCGCCGGCCCGGGAGCTCTACGAGGACAACACCCGCCGCGCCGCCCAGCGGGTGCAGGACATCGTCGCGGCCGGCGTCGCCGACGGACGGTTGCGGCCGGTCAACGCCCGCTTCGTGGGTGCCGCGGTGGCCGAGGTGATGACCGCGATCCAGGCCGGTCGGATCGAGGCCGCCGCCGGCATCGACGACGCTGCGGCGTACCGGTCGCTCGCGGAGCTGGTGCAGCGGGCGGTCGAGTCCGACTAG
- a CDS encoding acyl-CoA dehydrogenase family protein: MPARRVLPSAEAVDLLTLVRDLGSRELLPLAAAAERSEEFPREVFRLLGRTGILGLPYPEEYGGGGQPYEVYLQVLEEIGAVWSSVGVGVSVHALSCFGLATAGTEEQKQAWLPDMLGGELLGAYCLSEAHAGSDPAAMRTRARREGDEYVLTGAKAWTTHGGQADFYKVMARTSDDRNGISCFLVPADSPGLTADAPEQKMGLTGSTTATMLLDDVRVPVERRLGAEGDGLKIALAGLDSGRLGIAAVATGLAQGALDHALAYARERESFGKRILDHQGLSFVLADMEAAVQTARAATLHAARLKDAGLPFSREASIAKLVATDNAMKVTTDAVQVLGGYGYTRDFPVERFMREAKVMQIFEGTNQIQRMVIGRSLDKDAGGSITLA; the protein is encoded by the coding sequence ATGCCTGCACGCCGCGTCCTACCCAGCGCCGAAGCCGTCGACCTGCTCACCCTGGTCCGCGACCTGGGCTCGCGCGAGCTGCTGCCTCTGGCCGCAGCCGCCGAGCGCTCCGAGGAGTTCCCGCGGGAGGTGTTCAGACTCCTCGGACGCACCGGCATCCTGGGCCTCCCCTACCCCGAGGAGTACGGCGGCGGCGGCCAGCCCTACGAGGTCTACCTGCAGGTGCTGGAGGAGATCGGTGCGGTGTGGTCCAGCGTCGGCGTGGGTGTCAGCGTGCACGCGCTGTCCTGCTTCGGGCTCGCCACGGCCGGGACCGAGGAGCAGAAGCAGGCCTGGCTGCCCGACATGCTCGGCGGCGAGCTGCTCGGCGCGTACTGCCTGTCCGAGGCGCACGCGGGCTCCGACCCGGCGGCGATGCGGACCCGGGCGCGCCGCGAGGGGGACGAGTACGTGCTCACCGGAGCGAAGGCGTGGACCACCCACGGCGGTCAGGCGGACTTCTACAAGGTGATGGCGCGGACGAGCGACGACCGGAACGGGATCTCGTGCTTCCTCGTGCCCGCCGACTCCCCCGGGCTGACCGCAGACGCTCCCGAGCAGAAGATGGGACTGACCGGCTCGACGACCGCGACGATGCTGCTCGACGACGTGCGGGTCCCCGTCGAGCGCCGGCTCGGTGCCGAGGGTGACGGGTTGAAGATCGCGCTGGCCGGGCTCGACTCCGGCCGGCTCGGCATCGCCGCCGTCGCGACCGGGCTCGCCCAGGGAGCGCTGGACCACGCGCTCGCCTACGCCCGCGAGCGGGAGAGCTTCGGCAAGCGGATCCTGGACCACCAGGGACTGTCGTTCGTCCTCGCCGACATGGAGGCGGCCGTGCAGACCGCCCGGGCCGCGACGCTGCACGCCGCCCGGCTCAAGGACGCGGGGCTCCCGTTCAGCCGGGAGGCGTCGATCGCCAAGCTGGTCGCGACCGACAACGCCATGAAGGTGACCACCGACGCCGTCCAGGTGCTCGGCGGCTACGGCTACACCCGCGACTTCCCGGTCGAGCGGTTCATGCGCGAAGCCAAGGTCATGCAGATCTTCGAGGGCACCAACCAGATCCAGCGGATGGTGATCGGGCGCTCCCTCGACAAGGACGCCGGCGGATCGATCACGCTCGCCTGA
- a CDS encoding alpha/beta hydrolase, whose protein sequence is MSADAATPPLLLVHGAWHGSWCWHENFVPYFEALGYDVHTVDLREHGRARGSQRLGWHSVADYVADVRHAVEKLDRPPVLVAHSMGGFVLQKYLEKFDAAGAVLVASVPPRGVIGVVLGLARKHPARLARALTTFDLYPIVAGPERTRKMFFSDAIDEDSVRTYAAALGNESYRAFLDMLVLKLPRRRRIRGKVPMLVLGGELDRIFPPGDVRATAAAYGTAPVLFDEMAHDLMLEVGWERVADTIDAWVSDLRRA, encoded by the coding sequence GTGTCCGCTGACGCGGCCACGCCGCCCCTGCTCCTCGTCCACGGTGCCTGGCACGGCTCGTGGTGCTGGCACGAGAACTTCGTGCCGTACTTCGAGGCGCTCGGGTACGACGTGCACACCGTCGACCTCCGCGAGCACGGGCGGGCCCGCGGGTCGCAGCGGCTGGGCTGGCACTCGGTCGCGGACTACGTCGCCGACGTGCGGCACGCCGTCGAGAAGCTCGACCGACCTCCGGTGCTGGTGGCGCACTCGATGGGTGGGTTCGTGCTGCAGAAGTACCTGGAGAAGTTCGACGCCGCTGGCGCGGTCCTGGTCGCGTCCGTGCCGCCACGCGGGGTCATCGGCGTGGTGCTGGGCCTTGCCCGCAAGCACCCGGCCCGCCTGGCTCGCGCGCTGACCACCTTCGACCTGTACCCGATCGTCGCGGGCCCGGAGCGCACCCGCAAGATGTTCTTCTCCGACGCGATCGACGAGGACTCCGTGCGGACCTACGCCGCCGCGCTCGGCAACGAGTCCTACCGCGCGTTCCTCGACATGCTCGTGCTGAAGCTCCCGCGACGGAGGAGGATCCGCGGCAAGGTCCCGATGCTGGTGCTGGGCGGTGAGCTCGACCGGATCTTCCCGCCCGGGGACGTCCGCGCGACGGCGGCTGCGTACGGGACCGCCCCGGTGCTCTTCGACGAGATGGCCCACGACCTCATGCTCGAGGTCGGCTGGGAGCGGGTCGCGGACACGATCGACGCCTGGGTGAGCGACCTCAGGCGAGCGTGA
- a CDS encoding alpha-hydroxy-acid oxidizing protein: protein MSTTSRGPGRARQEKIYREGVFGRVPAVPTDFATLEARAQKASTPTGWAYVAGGAGEGRTMRNNRAAFDRWAIVPRMAHGNTTRDLSLDLLGSHLPAPVLLAPVGAGALMAEDSDLKIARGAAANGVPYVFSNQGCNPMEDCAAEMGDTPRWVQLYWSTDEGLVDSMIQRAEALGAGALVVTLDTTLLGWRPMDLNIGSLPFSRGQGIAQYTSDPRFMEIVRERVAAAAGAAKESTEVTLGAIRTLLSMTRNHPGSFGANLRSPEPRAAVETFLDIYSNPGLSWDHLATLRERTKLPVVLKGILHPDDATRAFDSGVDAIIVSNHGGRQVDNAIASLDALIAVREAVGDEPTVLLDSGIRTGADVFTALAHGADAVLLGRPYMYGLALAGERGVTEVVANVIAELDLTMALSGAADLASITRDRLVENPSVR, encoded by the coding sequence GTGAGCACCACATCCCGAGGCCCCGGCCGAGCCCGTCAGGAGAAGATCTACCGCGAGGGCGTGTTCGGGCGAGTGCCCGCCGTACCGACCGACTTCGCGACCCTCGAGGCCCGTGCGCAGAAGGCCAGCACCCCGACCGGGTGGGCCTACGTCGCCGGTGGTGCCGGCGAGGGTCGCACCATGCGCAACAACCGCGCCGCGTTCGACCGCTGGGCGATCGTGCCGCGGATGGCGCACGGCAACACCACTCGCGACCTGTCCCTGGACCTGCTCGGCTCGCACCTGCCGGCCCCCGTCCTGCTCGCGCCCGTCGGCGCCGGTGCGCTGATGGCCGAGGACAGCGACCTGAAGATCGCGCGCGGGGCTGCCGCCAACGGGGTGCCGTACGTGTTCTCCAACCAGGGCTGCAACCCGATGGAGGACTGCGCGGCCGAGATGGGGGACACCCCGCGTTGGGTGCAGCTGTACTGGAGCACCGACGAAGGACTCGTCGACTCGATGATCCAGCGCGCCGAGGCGCTCGGTGCCGGCGCGCTGGTCGTCACGCTCGACACCACGCTGCTCGGGTGGCGGCCGATGGACCTCAACATCGGCTCGTTGCCGTTCAGCCGTGGGCAGGGCATCGCGCAGTACACCTCGGACCCGCGGTTCATGGAGATCGTGCGCGAGCGGGTGGCCGCGGCCGCCGGTGCCGCGAAGGAGTCGACGGAGGTCACCCTCGGTGCGATCCGAACGCTCCTCTCGATGACCCGCAACCACCCGGGTTCGTTCGGCGCGAACCTGCGCTCGCCGGAGCCGCGGGCGGCGGTCGAGACCTTCCTCGACATCTACTCCAACCCGGGCCTCAGCTGGGACCACCTCGCGACGCTGCGCGAGCGCACCAAGCTGCCCGTCGTGCTCAAGGGGATCCTGCACCCGGACGACGCCACGAGAGCGTTCGACTCAGGCGTCGACGCGATCATCGTGTCGAACCACGGCGGTCGCCAGGTCGACAACGCGATCGCCTCGCTCGACGCGCTGATCGCTGTCCGCGAGGCGGTCGGCGACGAGCCGACCGTGCTGCTCGACAGCGGCATCCGGACCGGTGCCGACGTCTTCACCGCCCTCGCCCACGGCGCCGACGCCGTCCTGCTGGGGCGGCCCTACATGTACGGACTCGCTCTCGCCGGGGAGCGCGGGGTCACCGAGGTGGTCGCCAACGTGATCGCCGAGCTCGACCTGACGATGGCGCTGTCGGGTGCTGCCGACCTCGCATCGATCACCCGGGACCGGCTCGTGGAGAACCCCAGTGTCCGCTGA
- a CDS encoding DUF427 domain-containing protein has protein sequence MTMQATWNGAVLAESDDTVVVENNHYFPESSLNREFFSTSPTHTLCPWKGTASYYTVTVDGEVNADAAWYYPEPFEKASMVADRVAFWKGVQVRAVA, from the coding sequence ATGACGATGCAGGCCACCTGGAACGGTGCGGTGCTGGCGGAGAGCGACGACACGGTCGTCGTGGAGAACAACCACTACTTCCCCGAGTCCTCGCTGAACCGCGAGTTCTTCTCGACCTCCCCGACGCACACGCTGTGCCCGTGGAAGGGGACCGCGTCGTACTACACGGTCACCGTCGACGGCGAGGTGAACGCCGATGCGGCCTGGTACTACCCGGAGCCCTTCGAGAAGGCCTCGATGGTCGCCGACCGGGTCGCGTTCTGGAAGGGCGTGCAGGTCCGCGCGGTGGCGTGA
- a CDS encoding cytochrome P450, whose translation MKTPPPSAVRRNEISPLPPLAEGIGLPWDVAVDDAVEELARAREQYGDTFVVETGRDRYLFTFSPVGVESFYALPEESASKGVADYLMLRRKLPEEIFDGRRTLPGGLFRKGDVAHYLENLQAALETTSAELGTEGTFDVFAVTRRLGHRMGLASWAGPGCAEGDAFERLVVAFDALDGSDAFVHPDAMAAVEASGKADERAALAEITEVVGDSLGRPGGSDLFVRIAEAWAGEPDDVRRQGIAWDVALIHIASMSNLAAALGWSLVDLVEHPEQAARVVAGDQALAERCTLESTRLAQRSIMGRTVMAPVELDDGTTTYTVGPGATIATLLPLTNTSSAPGYEDWQPERWNRSRLADPSALASPALVTAFGHGKHSCPAQPFSLAAMSMAVTHLMNTYELEPGWSSYPVPVPAQIGGVARADGPCPLQYRAR comes from the coding sequence GTGAAAACCCCTCCCCCGTCGGCCGTGCGCCGCAACGAGATCTCGCCGCTCCCCCCGCTGGCCGAGGGCATCGGCCTTCCCTGGGACGTCGCCGTCGACGACGCGGTCGAGGAGCTCGCCCGGGCACGCGAGCAGTACGGCGACACGTTCGTCGTCGAGACCGGCCGCGACCGCTACCTGTTCACCTTCTCCCCCGTAGGCGTCGAGTCGTTCTACGCGCTGCCCGAGGAGAGCGCGAGCAAGGGCGTCGCGGACTACCTGATGCTGCGCCGCAAGCTGCCTGAGGAGATCTTCGACGGACGGCGCACGCTGCCGGGTGGGCTGTTCCGCAAGGGCGACGTCGCGCACTACCTGGAGAACCTGCAGGCGGCGCTGGAGACGACGAGCGCAGAGCTCGGGACCGAGGGCACCTTCGACGTCTTCGCCGTCACCCGCCGGCTCGGCCACCGGATGGGGCTGGCCTCGTGGGCCGGGCCCGGCTGCGCCGAGGGCGACGCCTTCGAGCGGCTGGTCGTCGCCTTCGACGCCCTCGACGGGTCCGACGCGTTCGTGCACCCGGACGCGATGGCGGCCGTGGAGGCCTCGGGGAAGGCGGACGAGCGGGCCGCGCTGGCGGAGATCACCGAGGTGGTCGGGGACTCCCTGGGTCGTCCGGGCGGCAGCGACCTCTTCGTCCGCATCGCGGAGGCCTGGGCCGGCGAGCCCGACGACGTACGACGTCAGGGCATCGCGTGGGACGTAGCGCTGATCCACATCGCGTCGATGTCCAACCTCGCCGCGGCTCTCGGGTGGTCGCTGGTCGACCTGGTCGAGCACCCGGAGCAGGCGGCCCGGGTGGTCGCCGGCGACCAGGCGCTCGCTGAGCGCTGCACGTTGGAGTCCACGCGGCTCGCTCAGCGCTCGATCATGGGACGCACGGTGATGGCACCCGTCGAGCTCGACGACGGGACCACGACGTACACCGTGGGGCCCGGCGCCACGATCGCGACGCTGCTCCCGTTGACGAACACCTCCTCGGCCCCCGGCTACGAGGACTGGCAGCCGGAGCGGTGGAACCGGAGCCGGCTGGCCGACCCCAGCGCCCTCGCGTCGCCCGCGCTCGTGACGGCGTTCGGCCACGGCAAGCACTCCTGCCCGGCGCAACCGTTCTCGCTCGCGGCGATGTCGATGGCGGTCACGCACCTGATGAACACCTACGAGCTCGAGCCGGGCTGGTCGTCGTACCCGGTGCCGGTGCCCGCGCAGATCGGTGGGGTGGCCCGCGCCGACGGCCCCTGCCCGCTGCAGTACCGAGCCCGGTGA
- a CDS encoding cyclic nucleotide-binding domain-containing protein has product MRLHPQNKKIRMLRALPLFADCKTRELAEVAAIADEIQLPAGRVMARENAEGGEFIVIAEGTAEVTAEVQHGDQSIADLGPGDFFGEIALVTGRRRNATVVATSPVRALVIEGHAFLSLLEHSPRIRARVETAVAERLARAS; this is encoded by the coding sequence ATGAGGCTGCACCCCCAGAACAAGAAGATCCGCATGCTCCGCGCACTGCCGCTCTTCGCTGACTGCAAGACCCGGGAACTTGCCGAGGTCGCCGCCATCGCCGACGAGATCCAGCTGCCCGCAGGGCGGGTGATGGCACGTGAGAACGCCGAAGGTGGCGAGTTCATCGTGATCGCCGAGGGCACCGCCGAGGTGACCGCGGAGGTCCAGCACGGCGACCAGTCGATCGCCGACCTGGGGCCTGGGGACTTCTTCGGCGAGATCGCCCTGGTCACCGGCCGCCGGCGCAACGCAACGGTCGTCGCGACCAGCCCGGTGCGGGCCCTGGTGATCGAGGGGCACGCCTTCCTGAGCCTGCTCGAGCACTCCCCCCGCATCCGCGCCCGGGTCGAGACGGCCGTGGCCGAGAGGCTCGCCCGAGCCAGTTGA
- a CDS encoding cyclic nucleotide-binding domain-containing protein, giving the protein MRLHKDAKAELIRSLPLFAGCTSGEVAEVAAIADEIDLAAGRRLATEHADGQEFVVIIDGTANVTQGDAVVNEIGAGDFFGEIALINGTPRTASVVAVTPVHALVIEGHAFRRLLEDAPGIREKVERALAERTEG; this is encoded by the coding sequence ATGAGGTTGCACAAGGACGCCAAGGCCGAGCTGATCCGTTCCCTGCCGCTGTTCGCCGGATGCACCTCCGGGGAGGTGGCCGAGGTCGCCGCGATCGCGGATGAGATCGACCTCGCGGCCGGTCGCCGGCTGGCGACCGAGCACGCCGACGGGCAGGAGTTCGTCGTCATCATCGACGGCACCGCGAACGTCACCCAGGGCGACGCCGTCGTCAACGAGATCGGCGCCGGTGACTTCTTCGGTGAGATCGCGCTGATCAACGGCACGCCCCGCACGGCCAGCGTCGTCGCCGTGACGCCGGTGCACGCTCTGGTCATCGAAGGCCATGCCTTCCGGCGCCTCCTCGAGGACGCTCCGGGCATCCGCGAGAAGGTGGAGCGAGCACTCGCGGAACGCACCGAGGGCTGA
- a CDS encoding Wzz/FepE/Etk N-terminal domain-containing protein: MAFGDYVRVLRTYWKSILVVTVLGAAVGAGITFALTPMYTATAQVLFTPDIGDGGGQDMAFAGTYAQGRMVNYQELVKSEKVLGPVVDEDDLGLNETPKQLSERVNGEFSTGSTVMTINVEDENAETARKVAGAVAQSLIAQVAATELQAPVQDGQAQAPRSSVTGTQISNPVKPDSASSPDLKLYVAGGTMLGLLLGLAVALVRYVRRPVAIAGTQPALPVHPAPPAPPVVPAPPAPPAPSVLTAMGQTEAPTNPKRSGKRTRR, translated from the coding sequence GTGGCGTTCGGTGACTACGTTCGAGTACTCCGGACGTATTGGAAGTCGATCCTGGTCGTGACCGTGCTCGGCGCGGCCGTCGGTGCGGGCATCACGTTCGCGTTGACCCCGATGTACACGGCCACCGCCCAGGTGCTCTTCACGCCCGACATCGGCGACGGCGGCGGTCAGGACATGGCCTTCGCCGGAACCTACGCCCAGGGCCGGATGGTCAACTACCAAGAGCTCGTCAAGAGCGAGAAGGTGCTCGGCCCGGTCGTCGACGAGGACGACCTCGGGCTCAACGAGACGCCCAAGCAGCTCAGCGAGCGGGTCAACGGTGAGTTCAGCACCGGCTCGACCGTGATGACGATCAACGTCGAGGACGAGAACGCCGAGACCGCGCGCAAGGTCGCTGGTGCCGTCGCCCAGAGCCTCATCGCCCAGGTCGCGGCGACCGAGCTGCAGGCACCTGTCCAGGACGGCCAGGCCCAGGCTCCGCGGAGCTCGGTGACCGGGACCCAGATCTCCAACCCGGTCAAGCCGGACTCTGCCAGCTCCCCGGACCTCAAGCTCTACGTCGCGGGCGGCACGATGCTCGGACTGCTGCTCGGGCTGGCGGTCGCGCTGGTGCGGTACGTGCGTCGGCCCGTTGCGATCGCCGGGACGCAGCCGGCCCTGCCGGTGCACCCGGCCCCGCCGGCCCCGCCCGTCGTGCCGGCCCCGCCTGCCCCGCCGGCCCCCAGCGTCCTGACCGCGATGGGCCAGACCGAGGCGCCGACCAACCCGAAGCGGTCGGGCAAGCGAACGAGGCGCTGA
- a CDS encoding acyltransferase → MPEYDPETGEEWVFPNHGFQLWAHIGMLLYNYLITYQPFQWVRVTHLRIWGAKIGKGSHILRGTTVIDIHGIKIGKDCSIGFRCLLDGRGTTGLYKDRTDGLTIGDHVIIASDTQFLPGGHDPNSVDFAPVRRKTYVEDYAWIASRSTIEGGVRIGRGAVVGTCSLVRRDVAPMDMVAGVPAKVVGKREAPLTHETFWRPWFL, encoded by the coding sequence ATGCCCGAGTACGACCCGGAGACCGGCGAGGAGTGGGTCTTCCCGAACCACGGCTTCCAGCTCTGGGCGCACATCGGGATGCTGCTCTACAACTACCTGATCACCTACCAGCCGTTCCAGTGGGTGCGGGTGACCCACCTGCGGATCTGGGGCGCGAAGATCGGCAAGGGCTCGCACATCCTGCGCGGCACCACGGTCATCGACATCCACGGCATCAAGATCGGTAAGGACTGCTCGATCGGCTTCCGCTGCCTGCTCGACGGTCGCGGCACCACTGGCCTGTACAAGGACCGCACCGACGGTCTGACCATCGGCGACCACGTGATCATCGCCAGCGACACCCAGTTCCTGCCGGGCGGTCACGACCCGAACTCGGTCGACTTCGCGCCGGTACGCCGCAAGACCTACGTCGAGGACTACGCCTGGATCGCCAGCCGGTCCACGATCGAGGGCGGCGTGCGGATCGGCCGCGGTGCCGTGGTCGGAACCTGCTCGCTGGTCCGCAGGGACGTCGCGCCGATGGACATGGTCGCCGGCGTCCCGGCCAAGGTGGTCGGCAAGCGCGAGGCCCCGCTGACCCACGAGACGTTCTGGCGTCCCTGGTTCCTGTGA
- a CDS encoding glycosyltransferase family 4 protein, whose translation MVVGQPARGEKIVQRPGIRELGFVADLPALLASCRGLAAPIRTGGGVRVKILEAATRGLPVVSTTTGIGSLSSIFGITPYDDKDGFVARCRQLLSDAALAAAEGLRLHQANAGHWSTGEPQRIVDEWLAS comes from the coding sequence GTGGTCGTCGGGCAACCGGCGCGGGGCGAGAAGATCGTGCAGCGTCCCGGCATCCGAGAGCTCGGGTTCGTCGCGGACCTCCCTGCCCTGCTGGCCTCGTGCCGGGGCCTGGCCGCGCCGATCCGCACGGGCGGCGGCGTCCGGGTGAAGATCCTCGAGGCGGCCACCCGCGGGCTGCCCGTCGTGTCGACGACCACCGGGATCGGGTCGTTGAGCTCGATCTTCGGGATCACTCCGTACGACGACAAGGACGGCTTCGTCGCCCGCTGCCGGCAGCTGCTCTCCGACGCCGCGCTCGCCGCGGCCGAAGGACTCCGGCTGCACCAGGCCAACGCCGGCCACTGGTCCACCGGCGAACCGCAGCGCATCGTCGACGAGTGGCTGGCGTCATGA